The DNA window GAATGGAAAGCCGTTCGCTACTCCCTTATCGATCAGTTGGCTGTCATCCGAGGGCCGCATGAAATCGACCAGCGGCAGGCTTCCGTCGGCGTTTCGCGGCAGGACGAGTTGCTCCTCATTAAGACCGGAAAAATCCTTGTCCGTCAGGACCAGTTTTAGATCGAACGAGTTGTTCGCCGAGTCGGATTTCGCGGCGTCGAACTTGGTCAACTCTCTGCGGCCTTTGTAGCCGACGTTGTTGCGCAGCTTCTGGCCGTAACCGTCCACGTCGGTTCGATTGTCGGCCAGGCGACAGAGCATGTTGAAGTTGGCGCCGTTGCGATAGGCGGAATTGTTGAACCAGTCGCCGCCGCCGGGCTGGTGGTTGGCATAAAAGCCGCTGGCCTTGTTGCCGACGGCGAGACAGAAGCGGACGGTGTGGCGCGGGATCGGCTTGGGCAGTCGGTCGGCGGGAAGGGTGGCGAACCCGCCGGCCTTGAAGCCGTTGCCGTCGGCGAGGCTCTTCCTCTCGCTCGAGTAGCCGTTGTACATCGCCCAGCAGTTCTCGAACGTGACCGCTTCGTGGGCGCTGATGCAGTCGTAGCCGTCGTCGCTGTTGAACCAGGCACGGCAGCCTCGGAAGACGTTGCCGGTGCTCCCCTTGGTCGGATGGCAGCCGAAGCCGTCGACATTGCCACCTTTGCCGTCTTCGCTGGTGTAGTCCCAGTTGCGGTAGGCGTCGCAGTTGAGGAAGAGGTTGTTCGAGCCGCGTACGCTGTAGATGCCGATCGCCTGCCCGTCGTGGATCGAGAGGCGTTCGTAGATGTTGTTGCTGCCATCGTTGGCGAAGCCGATCGATTGTGAGTGCGTCTTCAGGGTCGCCTGAACGCCGACGACTTCCAGCCCCTTGAGATGGATCCAGGACGCCGGGACGTAGAAGGCGTCGATCCGCATACCTTGGGGCTTGACCGCCGAGTAGTCGAAGACCGGCTTCTCGTCCTTGTAAGCGGCGTACGTAATCGGCTTGCCCGGTAGGCCGCTCTTGTCGAGATGGGTGACGTACGCCCAGATCTTCTCTTTGCGGGCGATCTGCTGTTCGGTCATCGCATAGGTGCCGCCACGAATGTGGACGGTATCACCGGGAGCGACGGCTTTCTGCGATTGCTGGATGGTGGCGAAGGGTTTGTCGAGGGTCCCGGGGTTGTCATCGTGCCCGTCGGGGGCGACGAAGAACTCGGCGGCGGAGGCCGACGAGGCGAGCAGGAGTAGAACCCCAATACAGAAACGCATTTGATTTCGCTCGGTTCGTCTCTGTTACCTCACAGCCCCGTCTCATTCACCACAATCCCGTGCGCCTTGAGCGTGTTGATTTTCACCAGCTTCTGCACGCCCTTGGCTGCTTCTTCGTCCTTCAGGGTGTCGCTGTGACAGGCTGCTTTCTTGCCCTTGTGGGCGAGGCGCATGATCTCTTCGGCGCTCAGGTTGCCGCGGGCTTTGAGGATATCCGCTCCGCCTTCGGTGACGCCGGGGCTGGCGATCGCCTTTTTGGCGGGCTGGCTCTGCTCGTCCTTGCCGCTGAAGAACTCGGTGATTTCCTTGCTGATGCGGACGCTGCACCAGTCGTGGCCGCACATGGCGCAGAAGTCGGTGTCGACTTCCAAATCTTCGTCGTGGTAGGCGCGGGCCAGTTCGGGGTCGAAACTGAGGTCGAAGTGTTTCTGCCAGTTGAGCGCGGCGCGGGCCTTGGTCAGCTCGTCGTCGCGGTCACGCGTGCCGGGGATGCCCAGGGCGACGTCGGCGGCATGGGCGGCGATCTTGTAGGCCACGCAGCCCTGCTTCACGTCGTCCTTTTTCGGCAGGCCGAGGTGTTCCTTCGGCGTCACGTAACAAAGCATGCTCGCGCCGTGGTAGCCGGCGGCGGTGGCGCCGATGCAGCTCGTGATGTGGTCGTAGCCGGGGAAGATGTCGGTCACCAGCGGTCCGAGGACGTAGAACGGCGCGCCATGGCAGAGCCGCCGTTGGAGCTTCATGTTGAACTCGATCTGGTCGAACGGCACGTGGCCCGGCCCTTCGACCATCACCTGCACGCCCTTGCGCCAGGCCCGCTCGGTCAGTTCGCCGATGGTGGCCAGTTCGCCGAGCTGGGCGGCGTCGGTCGCGTCGGCCAGACCGCCGGGGCGAAGGCCGTCGCCGATGCTGAACGTGACATCGTGCTCGCGCATGACGTCGCAGATCTGCTCCCACATCGTGTACATCAGGTTCTGCTTGTGGTGGGTGATCATCCACTTGGCAAGCAAGCTGCCGCCACGGCTGACGATGCCGATGAGGCGCTTGCGCACGAGCGGAAGGTGCTCGCGCAGCACGCCGGCGTGAATCGTGAAGTAGTCGACGCCCTGCCGGGCCTGGTGCTCGAGGGTCTCCAGGACGATCTGTTCGTTGAGGTCTTCGATCTTGCGGCCGATGATCATCGAGTAGATCGGAACCGTGCCGATGGGTACGGTGCTGTTCTCGATGATCGCCGCTCGGCAGGCGTCTAGATCGCCGCCGGTGGACAAGTCCATCACCGTATCGGCTCCCCACTTCTCGGCCCATTTCAGCTTCTCGACTTCTTCGTCGGTGCCGGACGAGATCGGTGACGCGCCCATGTTGGCGTTGATCTTCGTCAGCGACGCCCGGCCGATCGCCATGGGGTCGAGGTTGTGCTTCAGGTGGTTGCGGTTGGCCGGGATGACCATGCGGCCGGCGGCGACTTCCCGGCGGATCTGTTCCGGGGTCAGGTGGGGTTCACGCAATGCCACTCGCTTCATCTCCGGCGTCACAACACCGACGCGGGCGAACTCAAGCTGGGTGATGGGCTCGAACCCCGCCGGCGGCTCGGCGGATTCTTCACCGGTGCGGGTCCAACCCTCCGGCAGGAAATCCCACGCCGTCTTATCGCTCGGCTGTGGCATGCCCGGCGTATCGGGGCTGGCGTAGGTCAGCGGCTTTCCGATTGCACCGCGCTGCGCGAACGAACCCGGCGTCGTTCCCTGCTTTTCCGTCGAGGGGTTGTCACCGAGCGGCGGCAGGGTCCACGAACGGTCAACGACAGGGGCGGATTCGGTGGCTTGCGACATGTACTGCTCCTTCAGAGTGTGCTTCATTCCGTCGAATCACGGCTACTTGTGGCGTGGGCATATACGCATGCCCGTAGTCGTCGAAGTCGACGCTTAAGGGCAAAGCCTGTTTGCCCATGCCAACCAGCACCCGTGATCTGGGGTGAACTGGACCGCTGTGCAACTATTGGGGAGAGGAGCAGACCAGGCGATTCCGCGAAAGAAATCACCGCGAAGGCGGACGACAAGCCGGTTTCGCTTCCCTACGCCGGTCGTTAGCCGGATCAGGTTCCAAGGGTCTGCTCTCAGGTACCTTTTGCAACGCTACTTGCGTCGCAGGGGCACCACCCCTAGCGATCGAATGAAAGTGTAGGCCGGTGCACAGCCGCACGCAACCAAGCGTTGGTGTTTCCGTCGGTTGCGTCGAATTGGGGTGGGCGAATTGACGGCAGACGCGCCCGAACTTGCGGCGATTGAGCCGGCCTCTACAATCCGCCGCCTTAGCGCAATGCTTACGGATTCTTAACGAAACGACCGGGACCGCAATGTTCAATCTTCTGCCCAGGGACACTGTCTTTTTTGAC is part of the Humisphaera borealis genome and encodes:
- a CDS encoding right-handed parallel beta-helix repeat-containing protein — encoded protein: MRFCIGVLLLLASSASAAEFFVAPDGHDDNPGTLDKPFATIQQSQKAVAPGDTVHIRGGTYAMTEQQIARKEKIWAYVTHLDKSGLPGKPITYAAYKDEKPVFDYSAVKPQGMRIDAFYVPASWIHLKGLEVVGVQATLKTHSQSIGFANDGSNNIYERLSIHDGQAIGIYSVRGSNNLFLNCDAYRNWDYTSEDGKGGNVDGFGCHPTKGSTGNVFRGCRAWFNSDDGYDCISAHEAVTFENCWAMYNGYSSERKSLADGNGFKAGGFATLPADRLPKPIPRHTVRFCLAVGNKASGFYANHQPGGGDWFNNSAYRNGANFNMLCRLADNRTDVDGYGQKLRNNVGYKGRRELTKFDAAKSDSANNSFDLKLVLTDKDFSGLNEEQLVLPRNADGSLPLVDFMRPSDDSQLIDKGVANGFPFKGAAPDLGAFERK
- the thiC gene encoding phosphomethylpyrimidine synthase, whose protein sequence is MSQATESAPVVDRSWTLPPLGDNPSTEKQGTTPGSFAQRGAIGKPLTYASPDTPGMPQPSDKTAWDFLPEGWTRTGEESAEPPAGFEPITQLEFARVGVVTPEMKRVALREPHLTPEQIRREVAAGRMVIPANRNHLKHNLDPMAIGRASLTKINANMGASPISSGTDEEVEKLKWAEKWGADTVMDLSTGGDLDACRAAIIENSTVPIGTVPIYSMIIGRKIEDLNEQIVLETLEHQARQGVDYFTIHAGVLREHLPLVRKRLIGIVSRGGSLLAKWMITHHKQNLMYTMWEQICDVMREHDVTFSIGDGLRPGGLADATDAAQLGELATIGELTERAWRKGVQVMVEGPGHVPFDQIEFNMKLQRRLCHGAPFYVLGPLVTDIFPGYDHITSCIGATAAGYHGASMLCYVTPKEHLGLPKKDDVKQGCVAYKIAAHAADVALGIPGTRDRDDELTKARAALNWQKHFDLSFDPELARAYHDEDLEVDTDFCAMCGHDWCSVRISKEITEFFSGKDEQSQPAKKAIASPGVTEGGADILKARGNLSAEEIMRLAHKGKKAACHSDTLKDEEAAKGVQKLVKINTLKAHGIVVNETGL